CGACCGGGGGTCCGCCGAAGCGCTCCGCGGCCTCGGCGGCGGCCTTCCAGCCCCGCGCGGCGCGAATCACCGCCTTGGACGGTACACAGCCCACGTTCAGGCAGTCGCCCCCCAGGAGGTTCCTCTCGATCAGCGCGACCCGCGCTCCCAGCGCCACCGCGATGGCCGCCGTCACCAGCCCGCCGGTCCCACCACCCACCACCACCAGGTGGTAACGGTCCTTCGCCCGCGGGTTGGTCCAGTCGGGCGGATGGACGTTCTCCACCAAGCGCCGGTTGTGCTCGTCCGGCGGCAGGACCGGGGGCGGCTCGTGCCGCTCCGCACCGGTTCTCTCAGGCATCTGCGCCGACGGCATCTTCCGTTTCATGCATGGGGATCACTGCCGGTCCGGCGTCCCGTCTCCAGGCAGGTAGGTGTCCGCCATCTGCTTGGCCGACTGCTTCACCATCCGCCATGCATGCGGGTCCCCCCTGAGCACGGACCTGGTGTACTGCATCGCCTGCTCGACCGTGAGGTGCGGGGGCAGGGGCGGCACCTCCGGGTCCGTGTGCGCGTCCACGACCACGGGCCGGTTCGCCGCGAGCGCCTGCTCCCAGCCGGGCACGATGTCGTCCGGCGTCCGCATGGTGATTCCCAGGAGCCCCAGGCTCTGGGCGTAGGCCGCGTAGTCGAAGGGGGGGACGTTCTGCGAGCCCTCGAACTTGGGATCGCCCGCCATGACCCGCTGCTCCCAGGTCACCTGGTTCAGGTCGTGGTTCTGCAGCACCAGGACGATGAGCCGCGGGTCGGACCACTGCTGCCAGTACTTGGCGATGGTGATCAGGCCGTTGATGCCGTTCATCTGCATGGCGCCGTCGCCCACGCATGCGATGACCGGCCGGTCGGGGTGCGTGAACTTGCCCGCGATCGCGTACGGCACGCCCGGGCCCATGGTCGCCAGGTTCCCGGAGAGGGAGGCCATCATTCCGGACCGCATCTTGAGGTCCCGCGCGAACCAGTTGGCCGAGGACCCGGAGTCCGCCACCACGATGGCGCGGTCCGGGAGGCGCGGCGAGAGCTCCCAGAAGACCCTCTGCGGGTTGATCGGGTCGGCGCTGCTCATCGCCCGCGCCTCGAGCACCTCCCACCACTCCCGCACCCACTGCTCGATCTGCTCCCGGTACGCACGGTCCGGCTTGCGCTCCAGCAGCGGGATCAGGGCGCGGAGGGTTTCCCCGGTGTCGCCGCAGAGGTTCACCTCCATGGGGTAGCGGAGGGAGAGGTTGCGCGGGCGAATGTCGATCTGCACCCCCCTGGCCTGCCCCTCCTCCGGCAGGAACTCCGCATACGGAAACGAGGTGCCGATCATGAAGAACGTGTCGCACGTCTTCATCATCTCGTCGCTGGGGCGCGTGCCGAGGAGCCCGATGGATCCGGTGACGTAGGGGAGGGCGTCGGGGAGCACCGCCTTGCCCAGGAGCGCCTTGGCCACGCCGGCGCCCAGGAGCTCCGCCGCCTGGGCCACCTCGTCGGACGCCTGCAGGGCGCCGGCCCCCACCAGGATGGCGACCTTCTTCCCCTGGTTCAGGATCTCGGCCGCCTGCCGCAGGTCCGCATCCTTCGGCACCACGTGCGGCGCGGAATAGCCGATCCCGGAGAACGTCGTCCCGTGCTTGCGGGGGGGGCTCGGAACGGCCGGCATCTCCTGCACGTCGTTGGGAAAGATCAGGCAGGTGACCACCTTCTCCGCCTGCGCGATGCGCATCGCCCGGTCCACGAGGTGGCGCGCCTGCTCGGGCGTCATGCAGGTCTGCACGTAGTGGCGCGCGACGTCCTTGAAGAGCACGCCGAGGTCCACCTCCTGCTGGTAGTCGGCGCCGAGGCCGGTCGTCGCCTGCTGGCCCACGATGGCGACCACCCCCTGGTGGTCCATCTGGGCGTCGTAGAGGCCGTTCAGGAGGTGGATGGCGCCGGGGCCGGAGGTCGCCAGGCAGACGCCCACCTCGCCGGTGAACTTGCTGTGGGCGCACGCCATGAAGGCGGAGAGCTCCTCGTGGCGCGCCTGGACGAACTGGATCTGCTCCTTGTGGCGGTCCAGGGCGCCCACGAAGCCGTTGATGCCGTCTCCCGGATACCCGTAGATGCGGTTCACGCCCCACCCGTGCAGACGCTGCAGGACGAAGTCGGCGACCATCTCAGCCATTGGATCTTCTCCGGTTCAGGGGGTGGCCATCTGACGGCCGCGGGGCACACGGCTGGAGCGACACCGACTGGGGCGGCGCCCGCCGTCAGGTCATCGCCTCGAAGGCGGCTGCGGTGGCGATGCCGTACACCACGTGGGCACCCACGGGAATCGCCGCCTCGCGCAGCGGCTGCTGCGAGGGCGGCGGAAGCACGCCCAGCCTCGGCAGCAGGCCGAACGACGGGAAGTTGGCGGCGTAGACGAGTCCACCCAGCAGGAGGCCGTGCAGCATCGACGGCGGGTGCACGCGGTCCTGGACGACCCCGAACAGTGCGCCCCACAAGGCGCTGTTGCCCATGTGGACGCCCATGCCGGCCATCTTCGCCTGCTGGTCGTCCAGCTCCACGTCCGCCTTCTCGGCCAGCGTCTCGACCAGCTTCCTGGGCGGGGGCTCCATCGTCTGCCCCTCCGGCAGGAACGCCTTCTGCTCCACCTTCATCGCCATCATCATGGCCGCGCCGCCGATCATTCCGGCGAGTGCGCCCTTCGCCGCGGCCTCGCCGATTCCCGCTCGCCTCCCGGTTCGAGGGGCAGATGCCCTGAGGAGAGGCACGTCGTCCCACTCACGCCAGTCGTCCTCGATCCCCCGATGTGCTCTCGCCATCCGCTCTTCTCCTGATCCCGAGTGAAGGTGGCCGCGTTCACGCGCGAGCGCCTCCGCAGCAGCGCCTGCTTGGAAGTACACGACGCCATGATGGGATCGTGCGGAACCGGCCTCGACCGGTGCAGCCGGTGCTGCAAGACGCATTCCCTGATACGATATATGTAACAGGCACGCCCGTTACACACCGGCTGATACGTCGGGGCGTTCCTACCCGGACGCGGGAGCCCTCTCCAGGTTCAGCCGGATGAGCAGGAAGGCGAGCTCCGCGGCGGACTCACGGGAGAACGCGGGAACGTCCTTCATGAACGAAGGCGGGTGCCGAGCGAGCAGTGCGCGCGCAGCCGTGGAGATGAACACCGGCTCGTCCGGACCCAGCTCGCCGACGGCCCGGCTGTCCCTTGCCAGCACGACACGGATTCGATCCTGGTACTCGGCCCCGGCGAGCAGCCTCACCCGGTCCCCGAAGCCCGGATCGGCGCAGACGACCGTGATCGGCCCTTCCCGGAGCCGGTCCAGAAAGATCTCGGCTGCCACGGGATGCATGGACACGACCACGTACGGCTTGTCCAGCACCTCCGCGATCGGCCGGACCTCGTGCGCGTGAAAGGCGGTCGTGACCAGTACGTCGGCCGCTCGTACGGCCTCCGGGAGGTCGGCCGTGGGGACTCCCTTCACCGGTCCGTCCGCGTCCTGGGCAGGAAGGTGGCTTGTCGAGACACCCTCCGTCGCGAAGCCGAACCAGTCCCGAAGCTCGCGGCAGAGCAGCTCGCGGTGGTCCACGGTCGATTCGATGCAGGCGGTCCGGAGCTTCACGGACGCGGTGCACTTCCGCACCAGGCTCGGCAGCTCGGGAATCTTGAGGCGCCTCTGCCATGCCTCCGTGAGAACGTCACCGGCCACCCACCGAGCCGTCTCCGAGGGCAGCTCCCCTCCGATGTGCCCCTGATCGCGCAGGA
This portion of the Longimicrobiaceae bacterium genome encodes:
- a CDS encoding thiamine pyrophosphate-requiring protein; protein product: MAEMVADFVLQRLHGWGVNRIYGYPGDGINGFVGALDRHKEQIQFVQARHEELSAFMACAHSKFTGEVGVCLATSGPGAIHLLNGLYDAQMDHQGVVAIVGQQATTGLGADYQQEVDLGVLFKDVARHYVQTCMTPEQARHLVDRAMRIAQAEKVVTCLIFPNDVQEMPAVPSPPRKHGTTFSGIGYSAPHVVPKDADLRQAAEILNQGKKVAILVGAGALQASDEVAQAAELLGAGVAKALLGKAVLPDALPYVTGSIGLLGTRPSDEMMKTCDTFFMIGTSFPYAEFLPEEGQARGVQIDIRPRNLSLRYPMEVNLCGDTGETLRALIPLLERKPDRAYREQIEQWVREWWEVLEARAMSSADPINPQRVFWELSPRLPDRAIVVADSGSSANWFARDLKMRSGMMASLSGNLATMGPGVPYAIAGKFTHPDRPVIACVGDGAMQMNGINGLITIAKYWQQWSDPRLIVLVLQNHDLNQVTWEQRVMAGDPKFEGSQNVPPFDYAAYAQSLGLLGITMRTPDDIVPGWEQALAANRPVVVDAHTDPEVPPLPPHLTVEQAMQYTRSVLRGDPHAWRMVKQSAKQMADTYLPGDGTPDRQ
- a CDS encoding DUF1440 domain-containing protein; this translates as MARAHRGIEDDWREWDDVPLLRASAPRTGRRAGIGEAAAKGALAGMIGGAAMMMAMKVEQKAFLPEGQTMEPPPRKLVETLAEKADVELDDQQAKMAGMGVHMGNSALWGALFGVVQDRVHPPSMLHGLLLGGLVYAANFPSFGLLPRLGVLPPPSQQPLREAAIPVGAHVVYGIATAAAFEAMT
- a CDS encoding GntR family transcriptional regulator translates to MVKPIVNLQKRLRDYIVARKHIGHLRPGDRLPSYRELSAKWDVDHRMIARAYRALEAEGLVEIRGRAGVFLRDQGHIGGELPSETARWVAGDVLTEAWQRRLKIPELPSLVRKCTASVKLRTACIESTVDHRELLCRELRDWFGFATEGVSTSHLPAQDADGPVKGVPTADLPEAVRAADVLVTTAFHAHEVRPIAEVLDKPYVVVSMHPVAAEIFLDRLREGPITVVCADPGFGDRVRLLAGAEYQDRIRVVLARDSRAVGELGPDEPVFISTAARALLARHPPSFMKDVPAFSRESAAELAFLLIRLNLERAPASG